A region of the Chaetodon trifascialis isolate fChaTrf1 chromosome 7, fChaTrf1.hap1, whole genome shotgun sequence genome:
AAAAGAGGAACTTCAAGACTAAAAAAGTATCATACTGTGAACTACAGGGAGGATGGGGGTACGGTAATGCATGGTGTATGGATGGTGTTGTGAGTCCCTGAAGTCTAATTAAGTCTATTTTCAGAGTAGGCCAAAACTACAGCATGACATGGAAAGTCCCAGCAAGTGCTTGGTCAGTTGgagtctgactgactgagaatGAAGCTATGACCTAAGGCTCAAATAGTTTATTCAGTGAATCACAGACAGTGATGCAGCAGACATGTGCTCTGTTTAGTGCTGGTCCAGCTAGTTTTTAGTTATGCGACCTGCGTGGTTCTAGAAATGGCAATGttggtttgtgttgtgtttagtTCTGAGCGTGTTGTGCtagtaaatgaaaaataataattagttacagttactagttacctcatttaaaaaaatagcTAAAATACTTTGATGATTATTCCCACCAAAAAGTAATGCATTTCTGTGATAAGTAacatttttgttactttttcaaTGTCTATTAAATGTCTATGCTAATGAAAGGCAGCACAAGGATACAGCACATATTCTGTAAATTCAACAAATGAATTGATGAATATAAAATGATCACATGGAAAGGTCTATTTcttattacattttgaattaagtactcaatacaaataaaaaatactcagttacagttacagtataTGACAGTTCTCAATAAAATATCAAGCTATCAATGACAATTTCTTAAGAAACTATCTGCTAACAAGGCAAGTGAGCCTACCTATACAGACCTGTAAGCTAGattacaaaaactgaaaaacatgcaagataGGGACATTTTTTTGATCTGGAGTGGGCTCAGTCCATATGGGGGTTGCTTCAGTTTCAAACAAGAGGAAGTCAAGTCTGTGTTTCTTGGTGGTTTTTTGCATGTGATTCTCATAATTTTGATTTTATTCTTCCAGACAGCTATTCATCATGCTACAGTGAACACTTCAGTTCCATTACTGAAGATTTATCTTGATGGCGAGGAGGATATGAAGACAGATTTCAGGTTGTCTCCTCATCTTGCCCCAGTGTCCGACTTGGAATCCTGATTTGAATGACCATTTCATTGCACTTTTCAGTGTCAGAGGCCATTTTTCACATTCCAGATTCAGTGAGTTGTAGCATTAGATCTGCTCTATTTGACAGACTGTTAACAATGTACACCCATAtacaatatgttttcatttttgattttcagCAGAATGTAAAAAGTGTCCAAAATATAAATCTCTGCCTTGTTTATATCAGTATTTTTGAGATGCATGAATGTATGAGGAATCAAATTCAAACCATTTGAAAAGTTTTTGGTGCATCATCCCCCCCGCCCTCCTCTGTCCATCAtccctgtttttgttgtgatgttGTGACCAGACAGGACAGCTGGTCAGCCCTGCTCGACCCTCCAAAAAccttaatcacacacacacacacacacacacacacacacacacacacacacacacacacacacacacacacacacacacacacacacacacactcacatacgcACACAGTCACTCACATATACACCTgttgctgctcctcctggtTGAGTTTCATCACTCGCTCACATTCTCTGTTGTGAAACCCTGCTCATCAGTTTACCACTCCCTCTGGTCGTCTCTCACATCTGCCAGCTTGCGTGGCAACCAACAGCACCACATGCCTCACGTGGTGTAACATTCGCCCTCTTGTTTGTTTCTCAAAATAACATCAGATCACCTATAGTTTTTCCAGTCCCCAACCTTTTCACCCACACGCCTCCCACTGTCCCCTGGAGTCTATTCGCTGGCCCTGAGCGACTGAAACATTTGACCCAGTGACTTCTGGTTTCAAAGAAATGTACATATACTCCCGTGTAACACCTCCTGGTCACATTATGTTTACTGCACATGAAATGGCTGACGCTACTCTCTGAAAGTCAGATGAATGAAATTATGTAATCACTTTAGCTGTTCCTGATCCTCACTTTGAGGGATCGTTTCAAAGGAGATTGTGTAATTCTTTACAGAGATCTGAATTACCTGCATCTCTTGAAAAAGTCCCAGCCCTCTAAATCATGGTCTCAGGGACACTTAACTAAATCACAAGCGATATTCTGTCTTGCTGACTAAACAGGTAACTGAATTTGTCTTCGATGTCcatactgcatctgtctcccACTTTCCTGTCCATCTCCATGTGCTTTCTTGCATGAGCAGAAAAATCTGAGACTTCCTCAGGTTTAGTTTCACATGCAACAGGGTGAGCAAAGCCTATTTCAACATGTTCCCACTAGATGATATTCAAGACAGTTCTTTGTAAAAGGATATCATCTCtatattatcttatgtgtggCCCTGTGAGTGGATGGAAGGAACTTGTCTGGGCTTGTAAAGGTTCCATGTGGACGGGAGTGTGAGCAGtgtgaaacagacacatgaCACATACAGGACACGTGCTGCTCAGATTGCATTCACTGTCAACTGACTAGCACTGTTAAGACATACTGAACCGctagagagatggagacaggaCACATGTATGAACTGattttttattgttaaaaatCAAGGGCTAAAAGCAAAgtacaaaaacatcagaaaaccactttcatttattattttagcCTAGAgtagatatacagtatatgatgATGGAGAAGCATGCATCATATCATACTACAGTAAATGGTCCAAAGCAGtgacaaaactacaaaaactaAAACCTTAAGCAACAGCTGTATTTAAATGCACTCTTAAGTTACATTTTGAACAAATTTCTGCTGCATGAAATGTTTGCTGTCAATGTTATCACAAtaacttcatcatcatttaacATTGAAGCAACAGACCATGATCCAAAAGTTCACCACTCAGCAGCAGGTTCAGACCTAACAGCTGAGCATAGCTTTGACTTGCACCAAACAGTACACAGCCCCAGGATTTAAACATGACAAGCGAAATCTCATGATTTAGAGCAGGCCGAAAATAGCACTTTCACCATTTGTGAAGTCAAGCCAGTTAAGAAGGGGCTGTGCAGCAGGGTAGCTTGGGTTTACTTTTCAAATAAGAAACATAGAAAAGACATGGAATAttgaaagaaacattttgagGTATCAAAATTCTTTTATACATACATGAATATTCCAGGTATGCACAATTCTGTGTGTCAAAGACTTTTAGATCAGTCCATCACTCATGAAATCATGTGGAGACCTTCTACAAAATGAAACCACTGTATTTACAAGAAGTCCTTTTCTCTGAATGAATACTATTTGATTGACAGTCAATCGCTTCAAATGAATCACGTTCAAATATGACGTCAGCTATGATTTGGCCCATGTGTGAGCGACGTGCGTCAGAGTCAAGGAGCCATGGTCAAACAGTTTATATGGCAGAGTCCCCTTCAATGTCCAAGTGTCTGTCTTTGGGTCATAGCACTCGAAACTGTCCGAGTCCTCGATGACATCATGGCCGTTAATGTGACGGCCACCTGTGACATAGAGTTTGTTATTGAGAATGGTGGCTGAGTGGtgcatcctcctctccttcaggtTGGCACATTTGATGAACCGGTTGGCCTTGGTGTCGTATGCAATTACTCTCCTGGTGTATCCTGTGACAAGGGAGGTCTTAGTTAGAGAGGGGCGGCACGAGTGACCCAAGCAGAGCCGCAGTGAGGTGCCTCTAATTCATCAGGAAATAAATCAACACTAATGAATTATAGAAAACAATTCTCTTTCTAGATTTGTTTCTCATTGTTAGTCATTTTAACCAATGCTATCTACCTCCAATGATGTAGATTTTGTCATCCATAATGGCAGCTGGAGCAGACACATTCTTCACTGTTCTGTTCTCCATCTTAGACCACATGTTCCTGGCAATGTGATACACCTACAGACAGGGAGGTGGAGcaaggatgaaaagaaaaacattgagCGAGAGTGGAtagacacatgaaaacacaagcagtgACTTAGTGATTGGAGAACTTTGTGTCTTACCTGTATTATTCTGACTGGGGTCTGCATGGCGTCCTCTCCTCCAAACACATAGATCCTTTGGTTAGTAGCAGCCACTGCAGGGTGCAGCACAGCCTCAGGCATGGGCGCCATGCACTCCCATTGGTTGAACATACTGTTGTACCTGATCGCGTTATTGAGAGATGTGTTATTATTTGCCACATTTGTGAGCTTCATGCTGTATGTGTGGAAAACTATGGTCCACCTCACCTCTCCACACTGTCTGTCAGTTGTCTGTCAGGTCCAAGGCCACCCAGGACAAAGATGAAGTGGAGGTAGGAGACACTCTGGTGGGCAAAACGCGGCTCCAGCATGGGCTCTGTCGTCCGCCACTGGTTAGTCTTGAGGGAAAGAGTGTAGACGTTCGTACTGACttgactgtgttttgtgtttgtggtcaaTCCTCCAATAACATACAAGACGCTGTGTAGGGCAACGTAGGAGGCTTTATACAGACGAACAGGAAGTTTGGCGAGCCACTGCCACTTTTCATTCTTCTCGTCAAAGACGAGGGCCTCCCTGGAGGTCTGCTCGTTGTTCTTCCTTCCTCCTACCACCACCAACATGTCATGGTAGGAGTAGCGCCTGGGTGCCACCCAGAGAGGTTTGAAGCCGACTACTGTGTCTTCAATGCATTTCGtgctgacagaaaacatcaggCGTCTCACAGATTCTATGAGCTCGGTGCAGAGGGTGGAGGACTGGATCAGAGGGTCGTTGGCTATGAATTGGAAGAGGTAGGTGGGATGGATGTGTCGAAGGCGAACTTTCTTGAAAAGGTCACTGATGGAACCGCACCTGGATAAAGGATCATGGTGGATCCAAGCAACAAGTGTCTCAAAGACCTGCTCCTCCTCCGCACAAAGACTATCATCCTCAAGGTATCGCATGAGCTCCGTCAGGGAGAGGTCACGCAGATCCTCAGATGCTGACACATCGGAGAAGCTCTTCATGGCCATCTCCTTTGCTTTGTCTCTCAGACTGTTACAATTCATGATCTCAGAAAGCCTTATCATGCTCAAACAGTTGTCAGGGCTCAGTTGCTCCTGGAGGAAGCTTGAGCAGGCCTCAAAAAGGCGGCCATATTGCAACATGGACGCTGCCTGCATCAGAGGCAACACAATATCCATGCTGATACTAATGAGTCCCGTGTAAACATAGTCAATGATACTGCTCAGAATGGCTGAGGTGATGCCCTTTAAGTTAATCTTGGTCTGCTTCCTCTCCAAGAAGTTGTTGCAAAACATGGCTCTGAAGTAGGGGCTGCTGGAGACCAGGACGTTACGATGACAGGGGATCTCCGTGTTATCTGAGCACAGTGACACATCGGTCAGGATGTTCTCCTGTCTCAGTCTgttgagctgcaggagcaggttGGAGGACTGCTCCTTGTCTTTGTAGTGGAAGACCTCGATGGCTGGTTGGTCCATACTGTGGAGAGGGACcatgttgttattgttaaattgttttaactctatgtcttgttttgtttttatttgagatCAGACCTCCTCCATCAGCCTGTATAAGCAGTCACATTGGGCTTTAGCGCTATGGATGTTCACATGTAGCCCTTTCAGGATTTGCTGTAAAATGATCTATCTAAAAATAGCACTACTTTATTGTATTGGCGTCCACTTCACCAAAACAGGATTTAGCTTTAATTTTAGTGCAGCAATGAAAAGATTTTGCTATACAGCCAGACAAGTTCAATTGAATACAGTCGTCTATCAGAAATTTAACGTGCAAGTATTCTCCATAAGCTTCCCCCAAAAATCCCAGCCTAAATGTCTAATTAATAGATGTCCAAGTAATTTGAAACCTGCAAAACTATAACACTTACTTTGTTATATGGCTTCAGATCATTGCCTTTTGGCACatgggcccagttcagcactgCTGCACTCAGACATTTTAGAGTCTACCATCCGCCTGCCTGATCATTTTGGAGACTAGCAGTGTAAGTAGATTAATACAGAAACACTTCCAAAACCACTTCTGCTGCAGGATTGTAATTCATTCTCATGGACTTCTGCTCCGCGCTCCAGTGGTGcttctgttgtgtgtgatgatgtttaTGTGGAGCCAAaatgttttggtttcatttcatctcttaCTGGATGAACTGGATGAATAtgactgcagcttttttttctttctgtggcACGCAGTGCAAATTAAGACAAATAAATGTACTTGTAgcatttaaagcaacattatttGACTTTGACTTAAACAGATGGTTGTATGCACTTTAGAATTAGACTTGATTGTGTgagatgagaataaaacaaaatatgctTCATTAATATTTACATCAAGttacatcacacacaaaacagcatcATATGCTGGATAAAACAAGTCCAATGCTCCCAGCAGCATTACTGGGATACATCTCTTACCTGCGCCTCTTCTCTCAATTTATGTAGTCTGGGGGTCCCACTCTGTATTCAAAGCAAGATCTCAGCAGAAAATCTGATGTCTTGACATTTTCCTGTcctttgttcctcttttctctcgtgttgatgctgtgtgacTGTATGTTCCAAAGGGGGCTGTCTCTTTGTAGGAGCGTGTTGCGTACTGTTTGTTGTTATGGTCTCTTTCCACGAGGCCTCTGTGTACATTCCTCCCCTAAAAATAGAGCCTCTCTTTGGCAACACCGCTGCAGACTCACATGTGACATGTTAGAGCGCCTT
Encoded here:
- the klhl38b gene encoding kelch-like protein 38; amino-acid sequence: MDQPAIEVFHYKDKEQSSNLLLQLNRLRQENILTDVSLCSDNTEIPCHRNVLVSSSPYFRAMFCNNFLERKQTKINLKGITSAILSSIIDYVYTGLISISMDIVLPLMQAASMLQYGRLFEACSSFLQEQLSPDNCLSMIRLSEIMNCNSLRDKAKEMAMKSFSDVSASEDLRDLSLTELMRYLEDDSLCAEEEQVFETLVAWIHHDPLSRCGSISDLFKKVRLRHIHPTYLFQFIANDPLIQSSTLCTELIESVRRLMFSVSTKCIEDTVVGFKPLWVAPRRYSYHDMLVVVGGRKNNEQTSREALVFDEKNEKWQWLAKLPVRLYKASYVALHSVLYVIGGLTTNTKHSQVSTNVYTLSLKTNQWRTTEPMLEPRFAHQSVSYLHFIFVLGGLGPDRQLTDSVERYNSMFNQWECMAPMPEAVLHPAVAATNQRIYVFGGEDAMQTPVRIIQVYHIARNMWSKMENRTVKNVSAPAAIMDDKIYIIGGYTRRVIAYDTKANRFIKCANLKERRMHHSATILNNKLYVTGGRHINGHDVIEDSDSFECYDPKTDTWTLKGTLPYKLFDHGSLTLTHVAHTWAKS